A window of Streptomyces marispadix contains these coding sequences:
- a CDS encoding ECF subfamily RNA polymerase sigma factor, BldN family: MYPHVGVDASGLATLRSTVVAALGRLRAVVPHAYAPALASAVPVPAGARYALAHRAATGAVGRAVPAAPVPAPAVPVNAPVPTTSPNPTSPSSPYTPSPSPSAALPSSPSSSSSPFAPGSPSVASAAASAVGSTTSSGGIGRRIRSSASGSSGTSTARRARPVATDTDSRRMMDLVERAQSGEADAFGRLYDQYSDTVYRYIYYRVGGKATAEDLTSETFLRALRRIGTFTWQGRDFGAWLVTIARNLVADHFKSSRFRLEVTTGEMLDANEVERSPEESVLESLSNAALLDAVRRLNPQQQECVTLRFLHGLSVAETARAMGKNEGAIKTLQYRAVRTLARLLPQDAR; encoded by the coding sequence GTGTACCCACACGTCGGGGTTGACGCCTCGGGCCTGGCTACGCTGCGCAGCACGGTCGTTGCGGCACTCGGTCGGCTGCGCGCTGTTGTCCCCCACGCGTACGCCCCCGCCCTCGCCTCAGCCGTGCCCGTCCCCGCCGGCGCCCGCTACGCACTCGCCCACCGCGCCGCGACCGGCGCCGTGGGCCGCGCGGTCCCCGCCGCGCCCGTCCCTGCCCCTGCTGTCCCTGTCAACGCCCCCGTCCCCACTACGTCCCCCAACCCCACGTCCCCCTCTTCTCCGTATACGCCGTCCCCCTCGCCCTCTGCGGCTCTCCCGTCCTCGCCGTCCTCTTCGTCCTCGCCGTTCGCGCCCGGGTCGCCCTCCGTGGCGTCCGCTGCCGCTTCCGCGGTCGGGAGCACGACGTCCTCAGGCGGGATCGGGCGGCGCATCCGCAGCTCCGCGTCGGGCAGTTCGGGCACCTCCACCGCACGGCGCGCACGTCCCGTCGCCACGGACACCGACAGCCGCCGCATGATGGATCTCGTGGAGCGTGCCCAGTCGGGCGAGGCCGACGCCTTCGGCCGCCTCTACGACCAGTACAGCGACACGGTGTACCGCTACATCTACTACCGGGTGGGCGGGAAGGCGACCGCCGAGGACCTCACAAGCGAGACGTTCCTCCGGGCACTGCGCCGCATCGGCACCTTCACCTGGCAGGGCCGCGACTTCGGCGCATGGCTGGTCACCATCGCGCGCAACCTGGTCGCCGACCACTTCAAGTCGAGCCGTTTCCGGCTGGAGGTGACCACCGGGGAGATGCTCGACGCCAACGAAGTCGAGCGCAGCCCCGAGGAGTCGGTGCTGGAGTCCCTCTCCAACGCGGCACTCCTCGACGCCGTACGAAGGCTCAACCCTCAGCAGCAGGAGTGCGTCACGCTCCGCTTCCTCCATGGCCTGTCCGTCGCCGAGACGGCACGCGCCATGGGGAAGAACGAGGGCGCGATCAAGACCCTTCAGTACCGCGCTGTGCGCACCCTGGCCCGGCTGCTGCCCCAGGACGCGCGCTGA